One genomic region from Nostoc sphaeroides encodes:
- a CDS encoding glycosyltransferase family 4 protein, protein MKILVLSWEFPPRIIGGIARHVAELYPELVKLGHEVHLITAEFGHASMYEVVEGVKIHRVPVAHSNDFFHWVVNLNLSMGDHGGKLILEEGHFDLIHAHDWLVGDAAIALKHNFKIPLIATIHATEYGRYNGIHTDIQGYINGKETLLAYNAWRIIVCSDYMRQEVERALYSPWDKIDVIYNGIRAEKKQHNVDFHALNFRRQFATDDEQIVYYLGRMTYEKGVPVLLNAAPKILSQMGGNVKFVIVGGGNTDHLKRQAWDLGIWHHCYFTGFLSDQYLDRFQTVADCAVFPSLYEPFGIVALESFASRVPVVVSDTGGFPEVVQHTKTGIVTWVNNPDSLAWGILEVLKNPGYRQWLVDNAYEDLKRRFSWPKLAKQTEEVYQRVVQERSQISW, encoded by the coding sequence ATGAAGATACTGGTACTGAGTTGGGAGTTTCCGCCAAGGATTATTGGGGGAATTGCGCGGCATGTAGCGGAGTTGTACCCGGAACTGGTAAAGCTAGGGCATGAAGTCCACTTAATTACAGCAGAGTTTGGTCATGCATCGATGTATGAAGTGGTTGAGGGAGTAAAGATACATCGGGTGCCAGTGGCACATAGTAACGACTTTTTCCACTGGGTAGTCAATCTCAACCTGAGTATGGGAGATCACGGTGGTAAGTTGATTTTAGAGGAAGGGCATTTTGATTTAATTCATGCCCATGATTGGTTGGTAGGAGATGCTGCGATCGCTCTCAAGCATAATTTTAAAATACCACTAATTGCCACAATTCACGCCACGGAATACGGACGCTATAACGGTATTCACACAGATATTCAAGGTTATATAAATGGCAAAGAAACCTTGCTAGCTTACAACGCTTGGCGGATTATTGTTTGTAGCGACTATATGCGCCAAGAAGTAGAACGAGCGCTATACAGTCCTTGGGACAAAATCGATGTCATTTATAACGGTATCCGAGCCGAAAAGAAACAGCATAACGTAGATTTTCATGCTCTGAATTTTCGCCGCCAATTCGCCACAGACGATGAGCAAATCGTTTATTACCTTGGTCGCATGACCTACGAAAAGGGTGTACCTGTATTGCTCAATGCTGCACCTAAGATCCTTTCCCAAATGGGAGGTAACGTTAAATTTGTAATTGTTGGTGGCGGCAATACTGACCATCTCAAGCGCCAAGCCTGGGATTTGGGAATTTGGCATCATTGCTATTTTACAGGTTTTCTCTCCGATCAATACTTAGATAGATTCCAAACTGTCGCTGATTGTGCGGTATTTCCTAGTCTTTACGAACCTTTCGGGATTGTGGCTTTAGAAAGCTTTGCTTCTCGTGTTCCGGTAGTAGTTTCTGATACTGGTGGTTTTCCCGAAGTAGTGCAACATACCAAAACAGGCATTGTAACTTGGGTAAACAATCCCGATTCTTTAGCTTGGGGAATTTTAGAGGTTTTAAAAAATCCAGGATATCGGCAATGGCTGGTGGATAACGCTTATGAGGATTTAAAGCGACGCTTTAGCTGGCCAAAATTAGCCAAGCAAACTGAAGAAGTATATCAGCGAGTTGTACAAGAGCGATCGCAAATTTCCTGGTAA
- the lepA gene encoding translation elongation factor 4 — translation MTDVPAVRIRNFCIIAHIDHGKSTLADRLLQATGTVEDRQMKEQFLDNMDLERERGITIKLQAARMNYTAKDGQQYVLNLIDTPGHVDFSYEVSRSLVACEGALLVVDASQGVEAQTLANVYLALENNLEIIPVLNKIDLPGSEPERVIGEIEEIIGLDCSGAILASAKEGIGINEILEAVVERIPPPPNTINERLRALIFDSYYDSYRGVIVYFRVMDGTVKKGDRIHLMASGKEFEIDELGVLSPTQKQVDELHAGEVGYLGAAIKAVADARVGDTITLSKAKAESPLPGYAEANPMVFCGMFPIDADQFEDLREALEKLELNDAALHYEPETSSAMGFGFRCGFLGLLHMEIVQERLEREYNLDLIITAPSVVYKVITLKGEELYIDNPSRLPSPNDRERIEEPYVQVEMITPETYVGSLMELSQNRRGIFKDMKYLTQGRTTLTYELPLAEVVTDFFDQMKSRSRGYASMEYHIIGYRENPLVKLDIMINGDPVDSLAMIVHRDKAYNVGRAMAEKLKELIPRHQFKVPIQASIGSKVIASEHIPALRKDVLAKCYGGDISRKKKLLQKQAKGKKRMKSVGTVDVPQEAFMAVLRLDQN, via the coding sequence ATGACTGACGTTCCCGCAGTTCGCATTCGCAATTTTTGTATTATTGCTCACATCGACCACGGGAAATCAACCCTCGCCGATCGCTTGCTACAAGCTACTGGCACTGTTGAAGACCGACAGATGAAGGAACAGTTTCTCGACAACATGGATCTGGAACGGGAGCGCGGCATTACAATTAAGCTGCAAGCTGCCCGAATGAATTACACGGCTAAGGATGGTCAGCAGTATGTGCTGAACTTAATTGATACTCCAGGACATGTGGATTTCTCGTATGAAGTTTCTCGCTCTCTTGTTGCTTGTGAAGGAGCGCTATTGGTAGTAGATGCGTCTCAAGGTGTGGAGGCGCAAACTTTGGCGAATGTATATTTAGCGTTAGAGAATAACCTGGAAATTATTCCGGTTTTGAATAAAATCGATTTGCCTGGATCTGAACCAGAAAGGGTAATTGGCGAAATTGAAGAAATTATCGGTTTAGATTGCAGTGGTGCGATTCTGGCTTCTGCTAAAGAAGGAATTGGTATTAATGAGATTTTAGAAGCAGTTGTGGAGCGGATACCACCACCGCCAAATACCATAAATGAACGCTTACGAGCATTAATTTTTGATAGCTATTACGACAGTTACCGAGGAGTAATTGTATATTTCCGGGTGATGGATGGCACTGTGAAAAAAGGCGATCGCATCCATTTAATGGCATCGGGTAAAGAATTTGAAATTGATGAGTTAGGCGTTCTTTCTCCCACTCAAAAGCAAGTTGATGAACTCCACGCTGGTGAAGTAGGCTATTTAGGAGCGGCAATTAAAGCTGTAGCTGATGCACGGGTAGGAGACACAATTACCCTCAGTAAGGCGAAAGCTGAGTCACCTTTACCAGGTTACGCAGAAGCGAACCCAATGGTTTTTTGCGGGATGTTCCCCATTGATGCTGATCAATTTGAAGATTTACGGGAAGCCTTAGAAAAGCTCGAACTCAACGACGCAGCACTGCATTACGAACCAGAAACTTCCAGCGCGATGGGGTTTGGCTTCCGTTGCGGATTCTTGGGCTTGCTGCACATGGAAATTGTTCAGGAACGTCTAGAGCGGGAGTATAACCTAGATTTAATCATTACAGCCCCCTCGGTGGTTTATAAGGTGATTACCCTCAAAGGTGAGGAACTATACATCGATAATCCTAGCCGCTTACCTTCTCCCAACGATCGCGAAAGAATTGAAGAACCCTACGTCCAAGTAGAGATGATTACCCCGGAAACTTATGTTGGCAGCTTGATGGAGTTGTCACAAAACCGCCGTGGCATCTTCAAAGATATGAAATATCTCACCCAAGGACGAACCACACTTACGTATGAGCTACCGTTGGCGGAAGTTGTGACTGACTTTTTTGATCAAATGAAGTCGCGATCGCGCGGTTACGCTAGTATGGAATATCACATTATCGGCTACCGTGAAAATCCTTTGGTGAAGCTGGATATTATGATCAACGGCGATCCCGTGGATTCCTTGGCGATGATTGTGCATCGGGATAAAGCTTACAACGTCGGGCGGGCAATGGCAGAAAAACTCAAGGAACTAATTCCCCGCCATCAATTTAAAGTGCCAATTCAGGCATCTATTGGCAGTAAAGTTATCGCCAGCGAACACATCCCCGCTTTGCGAAAAGATGTGTTAGCTAAGTGCTACGGTGGTGACATCAGTCGGAAGAAGAAACTATTACAGAAGCAAGCAAAAGGTAAAAAGCGGATGAAATCTGTGGGTACTGTGGATGTACCGCAAGAAGCCTTTATGGCAGTACTGCGCTTAGATCAAAACTGA
- a CDS encoding ATP-binding protein yields MTITANSQLSNVFPQKLESITSKIDGSLPTLGSELVYTQDRAGRYLTFYWQHSELLGLNSEKIVEELNQTQTFAPVDKVSYLERSHRILTSLVPERFQCWFSYQQELFELDLVISPIMPSLGTTATTVLVMGRLVQATLNKKQVPVASKMPTQIELAIRSQQHQKRVNRITKNIRRTLDLDIIWQQTVDSLGKALRLERCIICPYQPSSSKVEVKAEYHQAALKSMLGLEIDIASEAAFAQALATLEPVVMEVSGYAQSGRQKTLVIATCYQDQANGLVALSWQDECYTLSESELELAKEAADQLGTAIAHATLYEELEVARQKAEEASRLKSEFLANVSHEIRTPLNGMIGFLKLILEGMADDPEEQNQFLSEAHQLSIHLLNIINDILDIAKIEAGKMELAYAPVKLDELFHDVENFMRPQAEMRNLSFQMQMPPTSDEIIVQSNYQRLLQVMLNLVGNAIKFTHEGGVTVSADLVIKKANFQDQQFPGMVKVRVADTGIGVSLDKQDKLFQLFSQVDGSRTRHYGGTGLGLAISQKLVEAMGGEVHFYSLGEGLGSTVTFTVPLYQQPVMVSSNDGDSTNSAEC; encoded by the coding sequence ATGACTATTACTGCCAATTCCCAATTGTCAAATGTATTTCCCCAAAAGCTGGAATCTATTACCAGCAAGATTGATGGCTCATTACCAACTCTAGGATCTGAGTTGGTGTATACACAAGATCGGGCAGGGCGCTATCTGACCTTTTATTGGCAGCACAGCGAACTGCTGGGGTTAAATAGCGAGAAAATAGTTGAGGAGCTAAACCAGACTCAAACCTTTGCCCCAGTGGATAAGGTTAGTTACTTGGAACGATCGCACCGAATTTTAACAAGCTTGGTGCCAGAAAGGTTTCAGTGTTGGTTTAGCTACCAGCAGGAATTATTTGAGTTGGACTTGGTGATTAGTCCAATTATGCCGAGTTTGGGAACAACTGCCACTACAGTTTTAGTGATGGGACGGTTGGTGCAAGCGACACTCAACAAAAAACAAGTGCCTGTGGCATCAAAAATGCCCACACAAATAGAGTTGGCAATAAGATCGCAGCAACACCAAAAACGAGTCAATCGGATTACCAAAAATATCCGGCGGACGTTGGATTTAGATATTATTTGGCAGCAAACAGTTGATAGTTTGGGGAAAGCACTGCGGCTAGAACGCTGTATTATTTGTCCTTATCAGCCCTCTAGCTCAAAAGTGGAGGTGAAGGCTGAGTATCACCAGGCAGCACTCAAATCAATGCTTGGCTTAGAAATAGATATAGCTTCAGAGGCTGCCTTTGCTCAAGCTTTGGCAACCCTAGAACCAGTTGTAATGGAAGTGTCTGGATACGCACAGTCTGGGCGGCAGAAAACTTTGGTGATTGCAACTTGCTATCAAGACCAGGCTAATGGATTGGTTGCCTTGAGTTGGCAGGATGAATGCTACACATTATCAGAATCAGAATTAGAACTGGCAAAAGAAGCAGCAGATCAATTGGGAACTGCGATCGCTCATGCTACTTTATATGAAGAATTAGAAGTAGCGCGTCAAAAAGCCGAAGAAGCTTCCCGTCTCAAAAGCGAGTTTCTGGCTAATGTATCCCATGAAATTCGGACTCCCCTCAACGGCATGATTGGCTTCTTGAAGCTGATTTTGGAAGGGATGGCAGATGATCCAGAAGAACAAAACCAGTTTTTGTCAGAAGCTCACCAATTATCGATACATCTGCTAAATATTATCAACGACATTTTGGACATCGCTAAAATCGAAGCTGGCAAAATGGAGCTAGCTTACGCTCCAGTCAAGCTAGATGAGCTATTCCATGATGTCGAAAATTTCATGCGTCCCCAAGCAGAAATGAGAAATCTCAGCTTCCAGATGCAAATGCCTCCTACCTCCGATGAAATCATTGTCCAAAGCAACTATCAACGGTTGCTACAAGTTATGCTCAATTTGGTAGGTAATGCCATCAAATTTACCCATGAGGGTGGTGTCACCGTCAGCGCCGATTTAGTAATCAAAAAGGCGAACTTTCAAGATCAGCAGTTTCCTGGCATGGTGAAAGTACGTGTAGCTGACACTGGTATTGGTGTTTCTTTAGACAAACAAGATAAACTGTTTCAATTATTCTCTCAGGTGGATGGTTCCCGCACTCGCCACTACGGCGGCACAGGTTTAGGATTGGCAATATCCCAAAAGCTAGTGGAGGCAATGGGCGGGGAGGTACATTTTTATAGTCTAGGTGAAGGACTTGGTTCAACAGTCACATTCACCGTACCACTATATCAACAACCAGTCATGGTTTCATCTAATGATGGCGACTCAACAAATAGTGCTGAATGTTAG
- a CDS encoding NifU family protein, with translation MELTIDNVETVLDEMRPYLMSDGGNVELVELDGPIVKLRLQGACGSCPSSAMTLRMGIERRLKEMIPEIAEIEQVV, from the coding sequence ATGGAACTCACAATTGACAACGTTGAAACAGTTTTAGATGAAATGCGCCCTTATCTGATGTCTGATGGCGGCAATGTGGAACTCGTAGAACTCGATGGGCCTATTGTAAAACTGCGCCTGCAAGGTGCCTGTGGTTCTTGCCCCAGTTCTGCAATGACTCTGAGAATGGGTATTGAGCGCCGCTTAAAGGAAATGATTCCCGAAATTGCAGAAATTGAACAAGTGGTGTAA
- a CDS encoding glycoside hydrolase, which translates to MSHPLYIAFIWHQHQPLYKSPGSGVSLSPSQQYRLPWVRLHGTKDYLDLVLLLERYPKLHQTVNLVPSLILQLEDYIAGTAFDPYLTASLTPDEQLTQQQREFIIQHFFDANHHTLIDPHPRYAELYQQRQEKGQAWCLANWELPDYGDLLAWHNLAWIDPLFWDDPEIATWLKQGRNFTLSDRQRIYSKQREILSRIIPQHRKMQEAGQLEVTTTPYTHPILPLLADTNSGRVAVPNMTLPKQRFQWSEDIPRHLRKAWNFYKERFGQIPRGLWPSEQSVSPAILPDIINQGYKWICSDEAVLGWTLKHFFHRDGAGNVQQPELLYRPYRLQTAEGDLSIVFRDHRLSDLIGFTYSAMPAKKAAADLVGHLQAIAKMQRESQSEEPWLVTIALDGENCWEFYPEDGKPFLEALYQSLSDEPRLKLVTVSEFLEEFPATATIPGGQLHSGSWVDGSFTTWIGDPAKNRAWDYLTEARVMLASHPEATEENNPEAWEALYAAEGSDWFWWFGAGHSSNQDAIFDGLFREHLFGIYKALNEPVPPYLKQPVEVHEAQTNHTPQGFIHPVIDGKGDEQDWDKAGRIEIGGARGTMHNSSVIQRLWYGVDHLNFYVRLDFKGGVAPGRDFPAELNLLWFYPEKTMVNSPVPLADLPDAAPLNYHFHHLLEVNLLTQSIQFREAGDNYQWHPRFSRAQVALNSCLELAVPWADLQVPPDYPLRLILVLADEGRFCNYLPENALIPIEVP; encoded by the coding sequence ATGTCCCATCCTCTTTACATCGCTTTTATCTGGCATCAACATCAGCCTCTGTACAAATCTCCTGGCAGCGGCGTTTCGCTATCTCCGAGTCAGCAGTACCGACTTCCTTGGGTACGTTTGCATGGGACTAAAGATTATTTGGATTTGGTATTGCTCTTAGAGCGGTATCCTAAGTTACACCAAACGGTGAATTTAGTACCATCGCTGATATTGCAACTTGAAGATTATATTGCTGGCACTGCTTTTGACCCTTACCTCACAGCCAGCTTGACACCGGATGAACAACTCACGCAGCAACAGCGCGAATTTATTATCCAACACTTTTTCGATGCCAATCATCATACTCTAATTGACCCTCATCCCCGTTATGCCGAGTTGTACCAGCAAAGGCAGGAAAAAGGGCAAGCTTGGTGTTTAGCAAATTGGGAATTGCCAGATTATGGCGATTTGCTAGCTTGGCACAATTTGGCTTGGATCGATCCTCTGTTTTGGGATGACCCGGAAATTGCTACTTGGTTAAAACAGGGTCGGAATTTTACTTTAAGCGATCGCCAGCGCATTTATTCCAAACAACGAGAAATTCTCAGCCGCATTATCCCCCAACATCGCAAAATGCAGGAAGCGGGGCAGCTAGAAGTTACCACCACGCCTTACACTCACCCGATTTTACCTTTGCTAGCTGATACTAACTCTGGTCGGGTAGCTGTGCCCAATATGACACTACCTAAGCAGCGTTTTCAGTGGTCAGAAGATATTCCTCGCCACTTGCGGAAAGCTTGGAACTTTTATAAAGAACGCTTTGGACAGATACCTCGTGGTTTGTGGCCTTCGGAACAATCAGTAAGTCCGGCAATACTTCCAGATATTATTAACCAAGGATATAAGTGGATATGCTCAGATGAAGCCGTTTTGGGATGGACGCTGAAACACTTTTTTCATCGGGATGGGGCAGGGAATGTACAGCAACCAGAACTATTGTATCGACCCTATCGCCTGCAAACTGCCGAGGGTGACTTGTCAATTGTGTTTCGTGACCACAGATTATCAGATTTAATTGGCTTTACTTATAGCGCGATGCCTGCAAAAAAGGCAGCGGCGGATTTAGTGGGACATTTGCAAGCGATCGCTAAAATGCAAAGAGAAAGTCAAAGTGAAGAACCTTGGCTAGTTACCATCGCTTTGGATGGGGAGAATTGCTGGGAATTTTATCCCGAAGATGGGAAACCCTTCTTAGAAGCTTTATATCAAAGTTTGAGCGATGAACCCCGCCTCAAACTCGTCACCGTCTCCGAATTTCTCGAAGAATTTCCAGCCACAGCTACCATTCCCGGAGGACAACTACATAGTGGTTCTTGGGTAGATGGCAGTTTCACCACTTGGATCGGCGATCCCGCCAAAAATCGTGCTTGGGATTACTTGACAGAAGCTAGAGTTATGCTTGCAAGTCATCCTGAAGCGACGGAAGAAAACAACCCAGAAGCATGGGAAGCGTTGTATGCCGCAGAGGGTTCAGACTGGTTTTGGTGGTTTGGTGCAGGACACTCCTCAAATCAGGATGCCATTTTTGACGGGTTGTTTCGAGAACATCTGTTTGGCATTTACAAGGCATTAAATGAACCTGTACCGCCCTATCTCAAGCAACCAGTGGAAGTCCACGAAGCACAGACAAACCACACCCCACAAGGGTTTATTCATCCCGTCATCGATGGTAAAGGTGATGAACAAGATTGGGACAAAGCTGGACGCATAGAAATCGGCGGGGCGCGAGGGACGATGCACAATAGCAGTGTTATCCAGCGACTTTGGTATGGGGTGGATCACCTCAATTTCTATGTGCGGCTGGACTTTAAAGGTGGTGTTGCACCAGGGCGGGATTTTCCAGCAGAGTTGAATTTACTGTGGTTCTATCCAGAAAAAACAATGGTTAACAGCCCAGTTCCTTTGGCAGATTTACCAGATGCAGCCCCACTTAATTACCATTTCCATCATCTTTTAGAAGTTAACTTGCTGACGCAATCGATTCAATTTCGGGAAGCTGGAGACAATTATCAATGGCATCCCCGTTTCAGTCGCGCTCAAGTAGCTTTAAATAGTTGTTTAGAGTTGGCAGTCCCGTGGGCAGATTTGCAAGTTCCGCCAGATTATCCCCTACGCCTGATTTTGGTGCTTGCAGATGAAGGGCGTTTTTGCAACTATTTACCAGAAAATGCTTTGATTCCTATTGAAGTGCCTTAG
- a CDS encoding serine/threonine-protein kinase → MDRFSQKITNSQESISPQTQLAQMCGSKKLWRDRYEILQILGRGGFGITFLAKNAVLPGNPLCVIKQLCPKVTNPQSWQRACRRFEKEARTLGQLGSHSQIPMLLDYFQANGEFFLIQEYIPGLTLAREVRQTGPKSEASVKQFLQELLPVLQYLHKHHVIHRDIKPQNLLRCEYDRRIVLIDFGAVKEQLADACENSPNQVANTNFIGTRGFAPPEQFSLRPVYASDIYALGITCIFMLTAKSPLEFDYDANTGEICWRKEVNISNSFAQILGKMVKISLNERFKTADEVMKALGNENYLSTLADCLTTQKLNNKSIAQHGNFHEIPDVPDVYIPPVARTASAIRKWRGRSK, encoded by the coding sequence ATGGATCGCTTTTCTCAGAAAATAACGAATTCTCAAGAGAGCATTTCACCGCAAACTCAACTTGCTCAGATGTGTGGCTCCAAGAAGCTATGGCGCGATCGCTATGAAATATTGCAAATTTTAGGTAGAGGTGGATTTGGAATCACGTTTTTAGCCAAAAATGCTGTATTACCTGGGAATCCTCTGTGTGTTATTAAACAGCTTTGTCCGAAAGTGACTAATCCTCAAAGCTGGCAAAGGGCATGTCGGCGCTTTGAAAAAGAAGCAAGAACTTTGGGGCAACTCGGTAGTCATTCGCAAATCCCCATGCTATTAGACTACTTTCAGGCGAATGGAGAGTTTTTTTTAATTCAAGAATACATACCAGGTTTGACTTTAGCACGAGAAGTGCGGCAAACTGGCCCCAAAAGTGAAGCATCAGTTAAACAGTTTTTGCAAGAATTATTACCTGTATTACAGTATCTTCATAAACATCATGTAATTCATCGGGATATTAAACCACAGAATTTATTGCGGTGTGAATATGACAGGCGAATAGTGCTGATTGATTTTGGGGCGGTGAAAGAGCAATTAGCTGATGCTTGTGAAAACTCTCCCAATCAAGTTGCAAACACCAACTTTATCGGAACCAGGGGATTTGCACCACCAGAACAGTTTTCTCTACGTCCAGTTTATGCCAGTGATATTTATGCACTGGGTATAACTTGTATTTTTATGTTGACTGCTAAAAGTCCTTTAGAATTTGATTACGATGCAAATACTGGTGAAATATGCTGGCGAAAAGAAGTAAATATTAGCAATAGTTTCGCTCAGATTTTAGGAAAAATGGTGAAAATTTCGTTAAACGAGCGGTTTAAGACTGCCGATGAAGTGATGAAAGCTTTAGGTAATGAAAACTATTTGTCTACTTTAGCTGACTGTCTAACTACCCAAAAATTAAATAATAAAAGTATTGCACAACACGGAAATTTCCACGAAATTCCTGATGTACCTGATGTATATATACCACCTGTAGCTAGAACTGCAAGTGCTATTCGGAAATGGAGAGGAAGATCGAAGTAA
- a CDS encoding serine/threonine-protein kinase, which yields MICCLNPDCSNPLNPNGKKFCQSCSTPLVSLLRNRFRVIRVLSDEGGFGRTYLSEDVDKLNERCVIKQLAPKFQGTWSQKKAMELFAEEAQRLQDLGEHPQIPTLLAYFDQDGCLYLVQQFINGENLLKELQQRKSYNAREIQSILLDLLPILKFIHDRKVIHRDIKPENIIRNKSDGRLSLIDFGSSKQFTAKVQQKSGTSIGSHGYSPLEQIRDGKAFPASDLFGLGATCFHLLTGNSPFQLWMESGYAWVSNWREYLRSPLNAELDFVIDKLLKKDIHERYQSADEVLRDLSPKQLLALPPAGKSYGKIPPTKAPHLPKSYPLLRILILASALILLFGFQESWYRHFRRIQTSLVSRLTQHNNSGKDEAFLGQPLKITLGKVSLANTLQGHKNSVLSVAISPDGKTIVSSGGDSTIKLWNFATGKQISSLNAYSQQVNVVAISPDGKTLVSGSDDNTIKIWNLGTRKQIRTLTGHSDSVHALAISADSETLVSGSDDNTIKIWDLATGEQIRTLTGHTFWVRSLAISPNGVILASGSFDKTIKIWNLTKGYSIRTLEGNYQTVTAVAISPDGKTLASASRNRTIKLWNLTTGKEIRTLTGHANTVTSVAFSADGKIVASGSRDRTIKLWNSAIGEEILTLTGHSNTVTSVTFSPDGKTLVSGSEDNTIKIWQLSQ from the coding sequence ATGATCTGCTGCTTAAATCCCGATTGCTCAAATCCCCTGAATCCCAATGGAAAGAAGTTTTGCCAAAGTTGTAGCACCCCATTGGTGTCACTTTTAAGAAATCGCTTTCGTGTCATCCGAGTCCTTTCAGATGAGGGGGGATTTGGCAGAACCTATCTATCAGAAGATGTCGATAAACTTAATGAACGTTGTGTTATCAAGCAATTAGCTCCAAAATTTCAAGGAACTTGGTCGCAAAAAAAGGCGATGGAGTTGTTTGCTGAAGAAGCGCAGCGACTACAAGACCTTGGGGAACATCCCCAAATTCCGACTTTGCTAGCTTACTTTGACCAAGACGGCTGTCTATATTTAGTGCAGCAGTTTATTAATGGAGAAAATTTATTAAAGGAGTTGCAACAGCGCAAGAGTTATAACGCTAGGGAAATTCAATCTATTTTGCTAGATTTACTGCCCATCCTCAAATTTATTCACGATCGCAAAGTCATTCATCGGGATATCAAGCCAGAAAATATTATCCGCAATAAAAGTGATGGGCGATTAAGTCTGATTGATTTTGGTTCCTCAAAGCAATTCACCGCCAAAGTTCAGCAGAAATCTGGCACATCCATTGGTTCACATGGTTATTCTCCCCTGGAACAGATTAGAGATGGTAAAGCTTTCCCCGCCAGTGACTTGTTCGGTTTGGGGGCTACCTGCTTTCATCTGCTAACGGGAAATTCCCCCTTTCAATTGTGGATGGAATCTGGGTACGCGTGGGTGAGTAATTGGCGGGAATATTTGCGGAGTCCCTTAAATGCTGAGTTGGATTTTGTCATCGACAAGCTTTTGAAAAAAGATATCCATGAACGTTACCAGTCAGCCGATGAAGTTCTTAGAGATTTGAGTCCAAAACAACTTCTGGCGCTACCACCAGCCGGGAAATCCTATGGAAAAATACCACCAACTAAAGCACCACATTTACCAAAAAGTTATCCCTTACTGAGAATTTTAATCTTAGCAAGTGCTTTGATTCTGTTGTTTGGATTTCAAGAATCTTGGTATAGACATTTTCGCCGGATTCAGACTAGTTTAGTCTCTCGGCTGACTCAGCATAATAATTCTGGCAAAGATGAAGCGTTTTTAGGTCAACCGCTAAAGATTACTTTGGGCAAGGTTTCTTTAGCTAATACTTTGCAAGGGCATAAAAACTCAGTTTTATCTGTCGCCATCAGCCCCGATGGCAAAACTATTGTCAGCAGTGGGGGAGATAGCACAATCAAACTTTGGAATTTCGCAACCGGAAAACAAATCTCTTCACTCAACGCCTATTCTCAGCAGGTGAATGTGGTAGCGATCAGTCCAGATGGCAAAACTCTAGTTAGTGGTAGTGATGACAACACCATCAAAATCTGGAATTTGGGAACGCGAAAGCAAATTCGCACTCTTACAGGGCATTCTGATTCAGTTCATGCCTTAGCCATCAGTGCTGATAGCGAAACTCTGGTTAGTGGTAGTGATGACAACACCATCAAAATCTGGGATCTAGCAACAGGAGAGCAAATTCGGACACTGACAGGGCATACATTCTGGGTGCGATCGCTAGCTATTAGCCCTAATGGTGTGATTCTTGCCAGTGGCAGTTTTGACAAGACTATCAAAATCTGGAATCTGACAAAAGGGTACTCAATCCGCACACTAGAGGGAAATTATCAAACAGTAACAGCCGTGGCTATCAGCCCAGATGGTAAAACTTTAGCCAGTGCTAGCCGCAATCGCACCATCAAACTTTGGAATCTAACTACGGGAAAAGAAATTCGCACACTTACGGGACATGCCAACACAGTTACATCCGTAGCCTTTAGCGCTGATGGTAAAATTGTTGCTAGTGGTAGCCGCGATCGCACCATCAAACTGTGGAATTCAGCCATAGGAGAAGAAATTTTAACATTGACGGGGCATAGCAACACTGTGACATCGGTAACCTTTAGCCCTGATGGTAAGACTCTTGTCAGTGGTAGTGAAGATAATACTATTAAGATTTGGCAATTGTCTCAGTGA
- a CDS encoding WGxxGxxG family protein translates to MKRFNLSKILGSTVLALSLATLPTVLPASAQTTSTTDGTVTNTTTDGAATDRNYRDGDWGLLGLLGLFGLFGRKSRKADDNVAYRDPNAVGSSGSRSNF, encoded by the coding sequence GTGAAACGCTTTAATCTCTCCAAAATTTTAGGAAGTACTGTTCTAGCTCTAAGTTTGGCTACCTTACCTACAGTTTTGCCTGCTTCGGCTCAGACAACAAGCACTACTGATGGAACTGTTACAAATACTACTACAGACGGCGCTGCTACCGACAGAAATTATCGTGATGGTGATTGGGGTTTGTTGGGCTTACTCGGTTTATTTGGTTTATTTGGTCGTAAGAGCCGCAAAGCCGATGATAATGTAGCTTACCGTGATCCTAATGCCGTAGGTTCCTCTGGCTCCCGTTCTAACTTTTAA